In Quercus robur chromosome 11, dhQueRobu3.1, whole genome shotgun sequence, the following proteins share a genomic window:
- the LOC126705100 gene encoding uncharacterized protein LOC126705100: MGCSFFRKLLDDDSDEDEIIIKLLTGSTPQRKHRRYIERNHLASHRRLYDDYFAEEPVYPPNLFQRRFRMRRSLFLRILSRVEAHEPYFTQKRNAAKKLGLSPLQKMTAALRMLTYGVAADFMDEYVRIAETTAITSLKKFVVAVVAIFSEEYLRSPNNEDIARLLAHGQNRGFPGMLGSINCMHWKWKNCPTAWKGMYCGHIREPINYSINGDDYTMGYYLADGIYPQWSTFVKTIPRPLLAKRKLFAKAQEAYRKDVERAFGVLQARFAIVRGPARFFYHETLHDIMKACIILHNMIIEDERDEAEAMDLDYEQIDEISCTPMSREPTNEFTEFIQLSSQASQAHSLNVAGPTIVNVAAIVKFRPTPPICLDALLFRRYTSGKFRRVGGGILEFSVATVAVEESAVATVAVAVAGGCNCCLL; the protein is encoded by the exons ATGGGTTGTTCTTTTTTTCGTAAATTGCTTGATGATGACTCAGATGAAGATGAGATAATTATAAAACTTCTCACGGGTTCGACACCACAACGTAAGCATCGTCGGTATATCGAACGTAATCATTTGGCAAGCCATAGAAGGCTTTATGATGACTACTTTGCCGAAGAACCTGTATATCCTCCCAACTTATTTCAAAGGAGATTTCGAATGAGACGTTCTCTTTTTCTCCGAATCTTATCTAGGGTAGAAGCTCATGAACCTtactttacccaaaaaagaaatgctGCCAAAAAGCTTGGTCTATCTCCCCTTCAAAAGATGACCGCTGCACTTAGGATGCTTACTTATGGAGTAGCAGCTGATTTTATGGATGAATATGTGAGAATAGCAGAAACCACTGCAATAActagtttgaaaaaatttgttgtagcAGTGGTTGCAATTTTTTCAGAGGAATACTTGAGGTCACCAAACAATGAAGACATCGCTAGATTGTTAGCCCATGGCCAAAACCGTGGATTTCCAGGCATGTTGGGAAGTATTAATTGCATGCATTGGAAATGGAAAAATTGTCCAACTGCATGGAAAGGGATGTATTGTGGTCATATTCGTGAGCCAA TTAATTACTCAATTAATGGTGATGATTACACAATGGGATATTATCTTGCCGATGGCATATATCCACAATGGTCAACATTTGTGAAGACAATCCCAAGGCCACTAttagcaaaaagaaaattatttgcaaaagcTCAGGAGGCATATAGGAAGGATGTAGAGCGTGCATTTGGAGTGCTTCAAGCACGATTTGCTATTGTACGTGGACCTGCACGGTTTTTCTATCATGAAACACTACATGACATTATGAAAGCGTGCATAATTCTTCATAACATGATTATTGAAGATGAGCGAGATGAAGCTGAAGCAATGGACTTAGATTATGAACaaattgatgagatttcatGTACACCAATGTCACGTGAGCCAACAAATGAATTTACGGAATTCATTCAA CTCTCATCTCAAGCCTCTCAAGCTCACTCTCTCAACGTCGCCGGCCCGACCATCGTCAACGTCGCCGCCATCGTCAAGTTCAGACCCACGCCGCCGATCTGCCTCGACGCACTTCTCTTCCGCCGATACACTTCAG GGAAGTTTAGAAGAGTCGGTGGCggtattttagaattttctgtGGCAACGGTGGCGGTAGAAGAGTCGGCGGTGGCGACGGTAGCGGTGGCAGTTGCAGGTGGTTgtaattgttgtttattgtaa
- the LOC126706575 gene encoding putative inactive disease susceptibility protein LOV1 isoform X1, whose amino-acid sequence MIFGKLRIGTFCMKSFQKKSKILLTSRNRDVALHVDPRGFHLELRCLNPESSWKLFEKLAISWRSDSMTKTIMEKLGKEMIQYCGGLPLAITILGSLLATKQTQDEWEEVHKHIKPYLYEEQNLLINKVLALSYNDLPSHLKPCFLYLGNFPKDLEISTKILIRMWMGEGFISKIQHSGGREDTMDDVGHRYLRELVQRSMVLVGKKTSLGRIKTCQMHDLMRDFCISKVEEENFLHFTDTLSMKQRKEQIGKVRRLAIVSESGDNSIKGIKFNKYPYLRSLLYFQPQHDESYFKESCFKKFKLVRVLHLEYFKNHQRKLPKDIGFLIHLRYLSLKDSNVTKVPSSVGNLRCLETLDLRINFSPSHCCILLDYIYPHTNLLDSLSKPRVPNVFKYMKQLKHLYLPRDYSVCGMLELGNLCYLQTLVNVQPKTIKIPTWFKLNCLRVLKVRTNKEAQDAIQMLISRSRCPYIEKLNLYYPVKKLPKAHQFSPNLAKLTLSETNLEEDPMATLEKLPNLKILRLFSSAFEGKNMVCSKSGFSQLQSIVLSSLLNLEEWRVEEGAMPSLSHLEIKDCNLKKWRVEKGAVPTINHLEITVYNLEEWKVEEGAMPSLSHLKIKNCILKEWMVEKGAMTCLSNLEIKDCSLKEWRVEKGAMNSLSNLVIKGCILEGGKVEEGAMTNLNNLEIHDCTLKEWRVEKGAMTMTDLSKLVIRNCTLEGWKVEEGAMTNLNNLVIHDCTLKEWRVEKGAMTMTDLSKLVIRNCTLEGWKVEEGAMTNLNNLVIHDCTLKEWRVEKGAMTMTDLSKLVIRNCTLEGWKVEEGAMTNLNNLEINDCTLKEWRVEKGAMTMTDLSKLVIRNCTLEGWKVEEGAMTNLNNLEINDCTLKEWRVEKGAVTNLSNFLINNCTMTDCEVGAMPSSDHCEIIGCSGLMTISN is encoded by the exons ATgatatttggaaaattgaggATTGGAACATTTTGCATGAagtctttccaaaaaaaaagtaagatatTACTTACCTCTCGTAATAGGGATGTGGCTTTGCATGTGGATCCTAGAGGTTTTCATCTTGAACTGCGGTGCCTAAATCCTGAAAGCAGTTGGAAATTGTTTGAAAAGCTGGCAATATCTTGGAGATCAG ACTCTATGACCAAAACTATTATGGAGAAGTTAGGAAAAGAAATGATTCAATATTGTGGGGGTTTACCATTAGCCATCACTATACTGGGAAGTCTTTTAGCAACAAAGCAAACACAGGATGAATGGGAGGAGGTGCATAAACATATCAAACCATACCTTTACGAAGAGCAAAACTTACTAATCAACAAGGTATTAGCTTTAAGTTATAATGATTTACCTTCCCACTTGAAACCATGCTTTCTTTATTTAGGCAATTTTCCAAAGGATCTTGAGATTTCGACAAAAATATTGATTCGAATGTGGATGGGAGAAGGTTTTATATCAAAAATTCAACACAGTGGAGGGAGAGAGGATACAATGGATGATGTGGGACATCGATATTTAAGGGAGCTAGTGCAGAGAAGCATGGTTTTGGTGGGTAAAAAGACCTCCCTTGGAAGGATTAAAACTTGTCAAATGCATGATCTTATGCGAGACTTCTGCATATCAAAAGTTGAAGAGGaaaattttctccattttaCCGATACTCTTTCCATGAAACAACGTAAAGAACAAATCGGTAAAGTTCGAAGACTTGCTATAGTTTCGGAATCAGGTGACAATTCCATCAAgggaattaaattcaataaatatcCTTACCTAAGGTCTCTTCTCTACTTTCAACCTCAGCATGATGAATCTTATTTTAAAGAGTCCTGTTTCAAGAAATTCAAGTTGGTTAGAGTCTTACATctagaatattttaaaaaccaCCAAAGAAAATTACCTAAAGACATTGGATTTCTCATCCACTTGAGATATTTATCTCTCAAAGATAGCAATGTAACTAAGGTTCCATCATCTGTTGGCAATTTGAGGTGCTTGGAGACACTGGATTTGCGGATCAACTTCTCCCCATCACATTGTTGCATTTTACTGGACTACATTTACCCACATACTAATTTATTGGACTCCCTCTCCAAACCGAGAGTGCCAAATGTGTTTAAGTATATGAAACAATTGAAGCATCTTTATTTACCCAGGGATTATAGTGTATGTGGTATGTTGGAACTGGGTAATCTTTGCTATTTGCAAACATTGGTGAATGTTCAGCCCAAAACCATCAAAATTCCCACATGGTTCAAACTCAATTGTCTACGGGTTCTTAAAGTAAGGACTAATAAAGAAGCCCAAGATGCAATACAAATGCTAATATCAAGATCAAGGTGTCCGTATATAGAAAAGCTAAATCTATATTACCCTGTAAAGAAGCTTCCAAAAGCTCACCAATTTTCTCCAAATCTTGCCAAGTTGACCTTATCGGAGACTAACCTTGAGGAAGATCCAATGGCAACATTAGAGAAGTTGCCAAACTTAAAAATCCTCCGCCTTTTCTCTAGCGCCTTTGAAGGGAAGAATATGGTTTGTTCTAAAAGTGGATTTTCTCAACTTCAATCTATtgtgctttcttctttattGAATCTTGAGGAGTGGAGGGTGGAGGAAGGAGCCATGCCTAGTCTCAGTCATTTGGAAATTAAAGATTGCAACCTAAAGAAGTGGAGGGTAGAGAAAGGAGCCGTGCCCACAATCAATCATTTAGAAATTACAGTTTACAATCTAGAGGAGTGGAAGGTAGAGGAAGGAGCCATGCCTAGTCTCAgtcatttgaaaattaaaaattgtatcCTAAAGGAGTGGATGGTGGAGAAAGGAGCCATGACATGTCTTAGTAATTTGGAAATTAAAGATTGTAGCCTAAAGGAGTGGAGGGTGGAGAAAGGAGCCATGAACAGTCTCAGTAATTTGGTAATTAAAGGTTGCATCCTAGAGGGTGGGAAGGTGGAGGAAGGAGCCATGACCAATCTCAATAATTTGGAAATTCATGATTGCACCCTAAAGGAGTGGAGGGTGGAGAAAGGAGCCATGACCATGACCGATCTCAGTAAATTGGTAATTAGAAATTGCACCCTGGAGGGGTGGAAG GTGGAGGAAGGAGCCATGACCAATCTCAATAATTTGGTAATTCATGATTGCACCCTAAAGGAGTGGAGGGTGGAGAAAGGAGCCATGACCATGACCGATCTCAGTAAATTGGTAATTAGAAATTGCACCCTGGAGGGGTGGAAGGTGGAGGAAGGAGCCATGACCAATCTCAATAATTTGGTAATTCATGATTGCACCCTAAAGGAGTGGAGGGTGGAGAAAGGAGCCATGACCATGACCGATCTCAGTAAATTGGTAATTAGAAATTGCACCCTGGAGGGGTGGAAGGTGGAGGAAGGAGCCATGACCAATCTCAATAATTTGGAAATTAATGATTGCACCCTAAAGGAGTGGAGGGTGGAGAAAGGAGCCATGACCATGACCGATCTCAGTAAATTGGTAATTAGAAATTGCACCCTGGAGGGGTGGAAGGTGGAGGAAGGAGCCATGACCAATCTCAATAATTTGGAAATTAATGATTGCACCCTAAAGGAGTGGAGGGTGGAGAAAGGAGCCGTGACCAATCTCAGTAATTTCCTAATTAACAATTGTACCATGACTGACTGCGAGGTAGGAGCCATGCCCAGTTCCGATCATTGTGAAATTATAGGTTGCAGTGGATTGATGACGATTTCTAATTGA
- the LOC126706575 gene encoding putative inactive disease susceptibility protein LOV1 isoform X3, whose protein sequence is MIFGKLRIGTFCMKSFQKKSKILLTSRNRDVALHVDPRGFHLELRCLNPESSWKLFEKLAISWRSDSMTKTIMEKLGKEMIQYCGGLPLAITILGSLLATKQTQDEWEEVHKHIKPYLYEEQNLLINKVLALSYNDLPSHLKPCFLYLGNFPKDLEISTKILIRMWMGEGFISKIQHSGGREDTMDDVGHRYLRELVQRSMVLVGKKTSLGRIKTCQMHDLMRDFCISKVEEENFLHFTDTLSMKQRKEQIGKVRRLAIVSESGDNSIKGIKFNKYPYLRSLLYFQPQHDESYFKESCFKKFKLVRVLHLEYFKNHQRKLPKDIGFLIHLRYLSLKDSNVTKVPSSVGNLRCLETLDLRINFSPSHCCILLDYIYPHTNLLDSLSKPRVPNVFKYMKQLKHLYLPRDYSVCGMLELGNLCYLQTLVNVQPKTIKIPTWFKLNCLRVLKVRTNKEAQDAIQMLISRSRCPYIEKLNLYYPVKKLPKAHQFSPNLAKLTLSETNLEEDPMATLEKLPNLKILRLFSSAFEGKNMVCSKSGFSQLQSIVLSSLLNLEEWRVEEGAMPSLSHLEIKDCNLKKWRVEKGAVPTINHLEITVYNLEEWKVEEGAMPSLSHLKIKNCILKEWMVEKGAMTCLSNLEIKDCSLKEWRVEKGAMNSLSNLVIKGCILEGGKVEEGAMTNLNNLVIHDCTLKEWRVEKGAMTMTDLSKLVIRNCTLEGWKVEEGAMTNLNNLEINDCTLKEWRVEKGAMTMTDLSKLVIRNCTLEGWKVEEGAMTNLNNLEINDCTLKEWRVEKGAVTNLSNFLINNCTMTDCEVGAMPSSDHCEIIGCSGLMTISN, encoded by the exons ATgatatttggaaaattgaggATTGGAACATTTTGCATGAagtctttccaaaaaaaaagtaagatatTACTTACCTCTCGTAATAGGGATGTGGCTTTGCATGTGGATCCTAGAGGTTTTCATCTTGAACTGCGGTGCCTAAATCCTGAAAGCAGTTGGAAATTGTTTGAAAAGCTGGCAATATCTTGGAGATCAG ACTCTATGACCAAAACTATTATGGAGAAGTTAGGAAAAGAAATGATTCAATATTGTGGGGGTTTACCATTAGCCATCACTATACTGGGAAGTCTTTTAGCAACAAAGCAAACACAGGATGAATGGGAGGAGGTGCATAAACATATCAAACCATACCTTTACGAAGAGCAAAACTTACTAATCAACAAGGTATTAGCTTTAAGTTATAATGATTTACCTTCCCACTTGAAACCATGCTTTCTTTATTTAGGCAATTTTCCAAAGGATCTTGAGATTTCGACAAAAATATTGATTCGAATGTGGATGGGAGAAGGTTTTATATCAAAAATTCAACACAGTGGAGGGAGAGAGGATACAATGGATGATGTGGGACATCGATATTTAAGGGAGCTAGTGCAGAGAAGCATGGTTTTGGTGGGTAAAAAGACCTCCCTTGGAAGGATTAAAACTTGTCAAATGCATGATCTTATGCGAGACTTCTGCATATCAAAAGTTGAAGAGGaaaattttctccattttaCCGATACTCTTTCCATGAAACAACGTAAAGAACAAATCGGTAAAGTTCGAAGACTTGCTATAGTTTCGGAATCAGGTGACAATTCCATCAAgggaattaaattcaataaatatcCTTACCTAAGGTCTCTTCTCTACTTTCAACCTCAGCATGATGAATCTTATTTTAAAGAGTCCTGTTTCAAGAAATTCAAGTTGGTTAGAGTCTTACATctagaatattttaaaaaccaCCAAAGAAAATTACCTAAAGACATTGGATTTCTCATCCACTTGAGATATTTATCTCTCAAAGATAGCAATGTAACTAAGGTTCCATCATCTGTTGGCAATTTGAGGTGCTTGGAGACACTGGATTTGCGGATCAACTTCTCCCCATCACATTGTTGCATTTTACTGGACTACATTTACCCACATACTAATTTATTGGACTCCCTCTCCAAACCGAGAGTGCCAAATGTGTTTAAGTATATGAAACAATTGAAGCATCTTTATTTACCCAGGGATTATAGTGTATGTGGTATGTTGGAACTGGGTAATCTTTGCTATTTGCAAACATTGGTGAATGTTCAGCCCAAAACCATCAAAATTCCCACATGGTTCAAACTCAATTGTCTACGGGTTCTTAAAGTAAGGACTAATAAAGAAGCCCAAGATGCAATACAAATGCTAATATCAAGATCAAGGTGTCCGTATATAGAAAAGCTAAATCTATATTACCCTGTAAAGAAGCTTCCAAAAGCTCACCAATTTTCTCCAAATCTTGCCAAGTTGACCTTATCGGAGACTAACCTTGAGGAAGATCCAATGGCAACATTAGAGAAGTTGCCAAACTTAAAAATCCTCCGCCTTTTCTCTAGCGCCTTTGAAGGGAAGAATATGGTTTGTTCTAAAAGTGGATTTTCTCAACTTCAATCTATtgtgctttcttctttattGAATCTTGAGGAGTGGAGGGTGGAGGAAGGAGCCATGCCTAGTCTCAGTCATTTGGAAATTAAAGATTGCAACCTAAAGAAGTGGAGGGTAGAGAAAGGAGCCGTGCCCACAATCAATCATTTAGAAATTACAGTTTACAATCTAGAGGAGTGGAAGGTAGAGGAAGGAGCCATGCCTAGTCTCAgtcatttgaaaattaaaaattgtatcCTAAAGGAGTGGATGGTGGAGAAAGGAGCCATGACATGTCTTAGTAATTTGGAAATTAAAGATTGTAGCCTAAAGGAGTGGAGGGTGGAGAAAGGAGCCATGAACAGTCTCAGTAATTTGGTAATTAAAGGTTGCATCCTAGAGGGTGGGAAG GTGGAGGAAGGAGCCATGACCAATCTCAATAATTTGGTAATTCATGATTGCACCCTAAAGGAGTGGAGGGTGGAGAAAGGAGCCATGACCATGACCGATCTCAGTAAATTGGTAATTAGAAATTGCACCCTGGAGGGGTGGAAGGTGGAGGAAGGAGCCATGACCAATCTCAATAATTTGGAAATTAATGATTGCACCCTAAAGGAGTGGAGGGTGGAGAAAGGAGCCATGACCATGACCGATCTCAGTAAATTGGTAATTAGAAATTGCACCCTGGAGGGGTGGAAGGTGGAGGAAGGAGCCATGACCAATCTCAATAATTTGGAAATTAATGATTGCACCCTAAAGGAGTGGAGGGTGGAGAAAGGAGCCGTGACCAATCTCAGTAATTTCCTAATTAACAATTGTACCATGACTGACTGCGAGGTAGGAGCCATGCCCAGTTCCGATCATTGTGAAATTATAGGTTGCAGTGGATTGATGACGATTTCTAATTGA
- the LOC126706575 gene encoding putative inactive disease susceptibility protein LOV1 isoform X2, which translates to MIFGKLRIGTFCMKSFQKKSKILLTSRNRDVALHVDPRGFHLELRCLNPESSWKLFEKLAISWRSDSMTKTIMEKLGKEMIQYCGGLPLAITILGSLLATKQTQDEWEEVHKHIKPYLYEEQNLLINKVLALSYNDLPSHLKPCFLYLGNFPKDLEISTKILIRMWMGEGFISKIQHSGGREDTMDDVGHRYLRELVQRSMVLVGKKTSLGRIKTCQMHDLMRDFCISKVEEENFLHFTDTLSMKQRKEQIGKVRRLAIVSESGDNSIKGIKFNKYPYLRSLLYFQPQHDESYFKESCFKKFKLVRVLHLEYFKNHQRKLPKDIGFLIHLRYLSLKDSNVTKVPSSVGNLRCLETLDLRINFSPSHCCILLDYIYPHTNLLDSLSKPRVPNVFKYMKQLKHLYLPRDYSVCGMLELGNLCYLQTLVNVQPKTIKIPTWFKLNCLRVLKVRTNKEAQDAIQMLISRSRCPYIEKLNLYYPVKKLPKAHQFSPNLAKLTLSETNLEEDPMATLEKLPNLKILRLFSSAFEGKNMVCSKSGFSQLQSIVLSSLLNLEEWRVEEGAMPSLSHLEIKDCNLKKWRVEKGAVPTINHLEITVYNLEEWKVEEGAMPSLSHLKIKNCILKEWMVEKGAMTCLSNLEIKDCSLKEWRVEKGAMNSLSNLVIKGCILEGGKVEEGAMTNLNNLVIHDCTLKEWRVEKGAMTMTDLSKLVIRNCTLEGWKVEEGAMTNLNNLVIHDCTLKEWRVEKGAMTMTDLSKLVIRNCTLEGWKVEEGAMTNLNNLEINDCTLKEWRVEKGAMTMTDLSKLVIRNCTLEGWKVEEGAMTNLNNLEINDCTLKEWRVEKGAVTNLSNFLINNCTMTDCEVGAMPSSDHCEIIGCSGLMTISN; encoded by the exons ATgatatttggaaaattgaggATTGGAACATTTTGCATGAagtctttccaaaaaaaaagtaagatatTACTTACCTCTCGTAATAGGGATGTGGCTTTGCATGTGGATCCTAGAGGTTTTCATCTTGAACTGCGGTGCCTAAATCCTGAAAGCAGTTGGAAATTGTTTGAAAAGCTGGCAATATCTTGGAGATCAG ACTCTATGACCAAAACTATTATGGAGAAGTTAGGAAAAGAAATGATTCAATATTGTGGGGGTTTACCATTAGCCATCACTATACTGGGAAGTCTTTTAGCAACAAAGCAAACACAGGATGAATGGGAGGAGGTGCATAAACATATCAAACCATACCTTTACGAAGAGCAAAACTTACTAATCAACAAGGTATTAGCTTTAAGTTATAATGATTTACCTTCCCACTTGAAACCATGCTTTCTTTATTTAGGCAATTTTCCAAAGGATCTTGAGATTTCGACAAAAATATTGATTCGAATGTGGATGGGAGAAGGTTTTATATCAAAAATTCAACACAGTGGAGGGAGAGAGGATACAATGGATGATGTGGGACATCGATATTTAAGGGAGCTAGTGCAGAGAAGCATGGTTTTGGTGGGTAAAAAGACCTCCCTTGGAAGGATTAAAACTTGTCAAATGCATGATCTTATGCGAGACTTCTGCATATCAAAAGTTGAAGAGGaaaattttctccattttaCCGATACTCTTTCCATGAAACAACGTAAAGAACAAATCGGTAAAGTTCGAAGACTTGCTATAGTTTCGGAATCAGGTGACAATTCCATCAAgggaattaaattcaataaatatcCTTACCTAAGGTCTCTTCTCTACTTTCAACCTCAGCATGATGAATCTTATTTTAAAGAGTCCTGTTTCAAGAAATTCAAGTTGGTTAGAGTCTTACATctagaatattttaaaaaccaCCAAAGAAAATTACCTAAAGACATTGGATTTCTCATCCACTTGAGATATTTATCTCTCAAAGATAGCAATGTAACTAAGGTTCCATCATCTGTTGGCAATTTGAGGTGCTTGGAGACACTGGATTTGCGGATCAACTTCTCCCCATCACATTGTTGCATTTTACTGGACTACATTTACCCACATACTAATTTATTGGACTCCCTCTCCAAACCGAGAGTGCCAAATGTGTTTAAGTATATGAAACAATTGAAGCATCTTTATTTACCCAGGGATTATAGTGTATGTGGTATGTTGGAACTGGGTAATCTTTGCTATTTGCAAACATTGGTGAATGTTCAGCCCAAAACCATCAAAATTCCCACATGGTTCAAACTCAATTGTCTACGGGTTCTTAAAGTAAGGACTAATAAAGAAGCCCAAGATGCAATACAAATGCTAATATCAAGATCAAGGTGTCCGTATATAGAAAAGCTAAATCTATATTACCCTGTAAAGAAGCTTCCAAAAGCTCACCAATTTTCTCCAAATCTTGCCAAGTTGACCTTATCGGAGACTAACCTTGAGGAAGATCCAATGGCAACATTAGAGAAGTTGCCAAACTTAAAAATCCTCCGCCTTTTCTCTAGCGCCTTTGAAGGGAAGAATATGGTTTGTTCTAAAAGTGGATTTTCTCAACTTCAATCTATtgtgctttcttctttattGAATCTTGAGGAGTGGAGGGTGGAGGAAGGAGCCATGCCTAGTCTCAGTCATTTGGAAATTAAAGATTGCAACCTAAAGAAGTGGAGGGTAGAGAAAGGAGCCGTGCCCACAATCAATCATTTAGAAATTACAGTTTACAATCTAGAGGAGTGGAAGGTAGAGGAAGGAGCCATGCCTAGTCTCAgtcatttgaaaattaaaaattgtatcCTAAAGGAGTGGATGGTGGAGAAAGGAGCCATGACATGTCTTAGTAATTTGGAAATTAAAGATTGTAGCCTAAAGGAGTGGAGGGTGGAGAAAGGAGCCATGAACAGTCTCAGTAATTTGGTAATTAAAGGTTGCATCCTAGAGGGTGGGAAG GTGGAGGAAGGAGCCATGACCAATCTCAATAATTTGGTAATTCATGATTGCACCCTAAAGGAGTGGAGGGTGGAGAAAGGAGCCATGACCATGACCGATCTCAGTAAATTGGTAATTAGAAATTGCACCCTGGAGGGGTGGAAGGTGGAGGAAGGAGCCATGACCAATCTCAATAATTTGGTAATTCATGATTGCACCCTAAAGGAGTGGAGGGTGGAGAAAGGAGCCATGACCATGACCGATCTCAGTAAATTGGTAATTAGAAATTGCACCCTGGAGGGGTGGAAGGTGGAGGAAGGAGCCATGACCAATCTCAATAATTTGGAAATTAATGATTGCACCCTAAAGGAGTGGAGGGTGGAGAAAGGAGCCATGACCATGACCGATCTCAGTAAATTGGTAATTAGAAATTGCACCCTGGAGGGGTGGAAGGTGGAGGAAGGAGCCATGACCAATCTCAATAATTTGGAAATTAATGATTGCACCCTAAAGGAGTGGAGGGTGGAGAAAGGAGCCGTGACCAATCTCAGTAATTTCCTAATTAACAATTGTACCATGACTGACTGCGAGGTAGGAGCCATGCCCAGTTCCGATCATTGTGAAATTATAGGTTGCAGTGGATTGATGACGATTTCTAATTGA